The Primulina huaijiensis isolate GDHJ02 chromosome 12, ASM1229523v2, whole genome shotgun sequence genome has a window encoding:
- the LOC140989978 gene encoding 3-ketoacyl-CoA synthase 12-like encodes MEPLMITLSFLSLLFFLFILYEFASQTRDQCCYLLHYECHKPSNDRKLSTKFCGDIIMRNKNLGLQEHQFLLRAIVNSGIGEDTYGPRNIIEGRENSSTLQDGILEMDEFFIQTLDQLFQKTSVSPQDIDVLVVNVALLAPIPSLTSRIINRYKMRHDIKTFNLTGMGCSASLISINLVENFFKSKKNAFAVVVTSESIAPNWYSGKDKSMILTNCLFRSGGCSILLTNNRAFKDRAKMRLNCLVRTHLGASDEAHTCCMQKEDDQGTLGFFLGKNLPKVATRAFAKNIAELAPKVMPLTELIRYAALKFLKRAAILNLKAGIDHFCLHPGGTAVIEEIRKGLGLTEKDVEPSRMTLHRFGNTSASSLWYVLGYMEAKKRLRKGDKVWMISFGSGFKCNSCVWEVVRDLADGNVWEETIAGYPLKTTANPYMQQYGWIYQETSESYTGEEPKNRSV; translated from the coding sequence ATGGAACCACTGATGATAACCTTGAGTTTTCTTTCTCTTCTGTTTTTCCTTTTCATTCTGTATGAGTTTGCTTCTCAAACAAGAGATCAATGCTGCTATCTTCTGCATTACGAGTGCCacaaaccttcaaatgacaGAAAACTTAGCACAAAGTTCTGCGGCGACATTATTATGCGAAACAAAAATCTTGGCCTCCAAGAGCACCAGTTCCTCTTGCGTGCCATCGTGAATTCAGGGATAGGAGAAGACACTTACGGCCCGAGAAACATCATCGAGGGACGAGAAAATTCTTCGACTCTTCAAGATGGGATTCTTGAGATGGATGAGTTCTTCATCCAGACACTAGACCAGCTGTTTCAAAAGACGAGTGTTTCTCCACAAGATATCGACGTACTTGTTGTGAATGTAGCTTTACTTGCTCCAATCCCTTCTCTGACATCAAGAATAATAAACCGTTATAAAATGAGGCATGATATCAAAACTTTCAATCTCACCGGCATGGGATGCAGTGCAAGCCTCATTTCCATCAATCTCGTGGAGAACTTTTTCAAGTCAAAAAAGAATGCTTTTGCGGTTGTGGTAACTTCCGAGTCCATAGCTCCAAACTGGTATTCTGGGAAAGACAAGTCGATGATTCTCACCAACTGCTTGTTCCGCTCAGGAGGATGCTCGATTCTCCTGACGAACAACAGAGCTTTTAAAGATCGAGCAAAAATGAGGTTGAACTGTCTGGTTCGTACTCATTTGGGAGCTAGTGATGAAGCACACACTTGTTGCATGCAAAAGGAGGATGATCAAGGGACACTTGGATTTTTCCTTGGTAAGAACCTCCCGAAGGTTGCGACTCGGGCTTTTGCCAAGAATATAGCCGAGTTAGCACCAAAAGTCATGCCATTAACAGAACTTATCAGGTATGCAGCGCTGAAATTTCTGAAAAGAGCAGCAATTCTTAATCTTAAAGCCGGCATAGATCATTTCTGTCTACATCCTGGTGGTACGGCTGTGATTGAAGAAATTAGGAAGGGTTTGGGGCTAACTGAGAAGGACGTGGAGCCGTCTAGAATGACTCTTCATCGATTTGGAAACACGTCAGCAAGCAGCCTTTGGTATGTGTTGGGGTACATGGAGGCAAAGAAGAGGTTAAGGAAAGGGGACAAAGTTTGGATGATCAGTTTTGGTTCAGGTTTCAAGTGCAATAGTTGTGTGTGGGAAGTTGTTCGTGATTTGGCGGATGGAAATGTGTGGGAGGAAACAATCGCTGGCTACCCTCTAAAGACCACAGCCAATCCTTACATGCAGCAATATGGTTGGATCTATCAAGAGACATCTGAGTCATACACAGGTGAAGAACCCAAAAATCGTAGTGTCTGA
- the LOC140989979 gene encoding uncharacterized protein: MASTSNDLTEIKLSPIEATPESFHEFGQVVEASPDGEEFGPQDAQVDLSRGIPRLYVMHLEDRPLKFSSITHHASVTQCLGSIGGHSWYLGVAKPSLVDPSEIKGVVGADISQSHCGHFYVPPAVDDVRVFKISGPKFLKLNKGTWHAGPLFLHKTMDFYNLELSNTNVVDHTTHYFAKKNNVVFVMDE, from the exons ATGGCGTCAACCTCGAACGACTTGACGGAGATTAAGCTGAGTCCCATCGAAGCAACCCCGGAGTCCTTCCATGAATTCGGGCAAGTGGTCGAAGCCTCGCCGGACGGCGAAGAGTTCGGACCCCAAGACGCGCAGGTCGACCTCTCCCGTGGGATACCGAG GCTGTATGTCATGCATCTAGAAGACCGACCTCTCAAATTTTCCTCAATTACACACCACGCCAGTGTGACCCAGTGCCTTGGTTCAATTGGTGGTCATTCATGGTATCTTGGAGTTGCAAAACCATCTCTTGTTGATCCAAGTGAAATCAAGGGCGTCGTTGGAGCAGACATTTCGCAATCGCATTGTGGTCATTTCTATGTCCCTCCAGCTGTTGATGATGTGCGTGTTTTTAAAATTTCGGGTCCCAAGTTTTTGAAGCTTAATAAGGGTACATGGCATGCTGGCCCATTATTCCTGCACAaaacaatggacttctataatCTGGAATTGAGCAATACAAAT GTGGTAGATCACACAACACATTATTTTGCAAAGAAGAACAATGTTGTTTTTGTGATGGATGAGTAG